The proteins below come from a single Vanacampus margaritifer isolate UIUO_Vmar chromosome 10, RoL_Vmar_1.0, whole genome shotgun sequence genomic window:
- the LOC144059580 gene encoding equilibrative nucleobase transporter 1-like isoform X1 has translation MKSKGLNVRQGFTFITGLAECLFFAGFIFGWASLVFILKSQGFFGSFCANATNSDGSQVQDCRGQDEQFSLVFTIASFMNNFLMFVNGAIFDRFGTLVARLFGIALHTSGILMLAFATPVFSMLLYPALSFIAVGGMMLLLSNMQVANLFGAHRFTIITIYNGAFDSSSGVFVLVKLAYKFGIPLKASFLFLAAGSILHVLRTIFLFPRTSIPYPLPDHYKYGISYKRLGKSNKTVQSDYQMPVDEKKPPDEEDEKPEKTFRECVLSKFFFLVVLWLSVIQLRHYLFIGTLNPMLERLAGGDESLVSQYINAFAFTQMCGLLIGPINGFIMDRHKRKPPVAGMSEQEADLNSAVLSFFLTSALSLAFSICASVPVLPLQYFTFVTMVVTYSFVYGGMSAFVAMAFPPRHFGKMYGLVFGLSAVLSLLQYACFAVVEEFLAGDPLYVCTRPSHGLRNLQKHWIAMNIALTVLVLFSFSHPLNVFLHCRTLASQRAKANMATDTNTIPAASRAPVILST, from the exons ATGAAGTCAAAGGGACTGAATGTGCGACAAGGCTTCACCTTCATCACAGGCTTGGCAGAGTGTCTGTTCTTTGCAGGATTTATATTCGGGTGGGCCTCACTTGTGTTCATCTTGAAGTCGCAAGGCTTTTTCGGCTCCTTTTGCGCCAACGCCACAAACAGTGATGGCTCACAGGTCCAAG ATTGCAGGGGGCAGGATGAACAGTTCTCTCTGGTCTTCACCATTGCATCCTTCATGAATAATTTCCTGATGTTTGTAAATGGCGCCATCTTTGACCGCTTTGGCACGTTGGTGGCTCGGCTCTTTGGAAT AGCTCTTCACACTTCCGGTATCCTGATGTTGGCCTTTGCAACCCCAG TTTTTTCGATGCTGCTTTACCCAGCGCTGTCGTTCATAGCTGTTGGTGGCATGATGCTGCTTCTCAGCAACATGCAG GTGGCAAATCTATTTGGTGCTCATCGTTTCACCATCATCACCATCTACAATGGGGCCTTCGACTCTTCCTCGGGCGTCTTTGTCCTCGTTAAA TTGGCATACAAGTTCGGCATCCCTCTCAAGGCCAGTTTCCTGTTCTTGGCCGCTGGCAGCATCCTTCACGTGCTCAGGACCATCTTCCTGTTTCCCAGAACATCAATCCCGTACCCGCTGCCGGACCACTACAAGTATGG GATATCCTACAAAAGATTAGGAAAGTCCAACAAAACCGTACAGAGTGACTATCAGATGCCGGTCGATGAGAAGAAGCCACCtgatgaggaagatgagaaACCTG AGAAAACCTTCCGTGAATGCGTTCTGTCCAAATTCTTCTTCTTGGTCGTCCTCTGGTTGTCTGTGATCCAGCTGAGACATTATTTGTTCATTGGCACCCTCAACCCAATGCTGGAGCGCCTGGCTGGTGGAGATGAATCACTTG TGAGCCAGTACATCAACGCCTTTGCTTTCACTCAGATGTGCGGGTTGTTGATCGGTCCCATTAATGGCTTCATCATGGACCGACACAAGCGCAAACCCCCGGTGGCAG GGATGAGTGAACAAGAAGCAGACCTGAATTCCGcagttctttctttcttcctgacGTCAGCGCTGTCGTTGGCGTTCTCAATTTGCGCTTCCGTCCCTGTGCTGCCGCTTCAGTACTTCACTTTCGTCACTATGGTGGTCACTTACAGCTTCGTCTACGGAGGAATGTCTGCGTTCGTCGCAATGGC tTTCCCACCGCGTCACTTTGGAAAGATGTATGGTCTCGTCTTTGGTCTCTCGGCGGTCTTGTCTTTACTGCAGTACGCCTGCTTTGCTGTGGTGGAAGAATTTCTGGCCGGAGATCCTTTATATGTATGTACAAGACCATCACACGGTTTAAGGAACTTACAGAAACATTGGATTGCA ATGAACATCGCGCTGACCGTCCTCGTCCTGTTCTCCTTCAGTCATCCCCTGAATGTTTTTCTGCACTGCCGAACGCTCGCATCCCAGAGGGCCAAAGCCAACATGGCCACTGACACAAACACTATCCCTGCTGCTTCAAGGGCCCCAGTAATACTGAGCACATGA
- the LOC144059580 gene encoding equilibrative nucleobase transporter 1-like isoform X2, with the protein MKSKGLNVRQGFTFITGLAECLFFAGFIFGWASLVFILKSQGFFGSFCANATNSDGSQVQDCRGQDEQFSLVFTIASFMNNFLMFVNGAIFDRFGTLVARLFGIALHTSGILMLAFATPVFSMLLYPALSFIAVGGMMLLLSNMQVANLFGAHRFTIITIYNGAFDSSSGVFVLVKLAYKFGIPLKASFLFLAAGSILHVLRTIFLFPRTSIPYPLPDHYKYGISYKRLGKSNKTVQSDYQMPVDEKKPPDEEDEKPEKTFRECVLSKFFFLVVLWLSVIQLRHYLFIGTLNPMLERLAGGDESLVSQYINAFAFTQMCGLLIGPINGFIMDRHKRKPPVAGMSEQEADLNSAVLSFFLTSALSLAFSICASVPVLPLQYFTFVTMVVTYSFVYGGMSAFVAMAFPPRHFGKMYGLVFGLSAVLSLLQYACFAVVEEFLAGDPLYMNIALTVLVLFSFSHPLNVFLHCRTLASQRAKANMATDTNTIPAASRAPVILST; encoded by the exons ATGAAGTCAAAGGGACTGAATGTGCGACAAGGCTTCACCTTCATCACAGGCTTGGCAGAGTGTCTGTTCTTTGCAGGATTTATATTCGGGTGGGCCTCACTTGTGTTCATCTTGAAGTCGCAAGGCTTTTTCGGCTCCTTTTGCGCCAACGCCACAAACAGTGATGGCTCACAGGTCCAAG ATTGCAGGGGGCAGGATGAACAGTTCTCTCTGGTCTTCACCATTGCATCCTTCATGAATAATTTCCTGATGTTTGTAAATGGCGCCATCTTTGACCGCTTTGGCACGTTGGTGGCTCGGCTCTTTGGAAT AGCTCTTCACACTTCCGGTATCCTGATGTTGGCCTTTGCAACCCCAG TTTTTTCGATGCTGCTTTACCCAGCGCTGTCGTTCATAGCTGTTGGTGGCATGATGCTGCTTCTCAGCAACATGCAG GTGGCAAATCTATTTGGTGCTCATCGTTTCACCATCATCACCATCTACAATGGGGCCTTCGACTCTTCCTCGGGCGTCTTTGTCCTCGTTAAA TTGGCATACAAGTTCGGCATCCCTCTCAAGGCCAGTTTCCTGTTCTTGGCCGCTGGCAGCATCCTTCACGTGCTCAGGACCATCTTCCTGTTTCCCAGAACATCAATCCCGTACCCGCTGCCGGACCACTACAAGTATGG GATATCCTACAAAAGATTAGGAAAGTCCAACAAAACCGTACAGAGTGACTATCAGATGCCGGTCGATGAGAAGAAGCCACCtgatgaggaagatgagaaACCTG AGAAAACCTTCCGTGAATGCGTTCTGTCCAAATTCTTCTTCTTGGTCGTCCTCTGGTTGTCTGTGATCCAGCTGAGACATTATTTGTTCATTGGCACCCTCAACCCAATGCTGGAGCGCCTGGCTGGTGGAGATGAATCACTTG TGAGCCAGTACATCAACGCCTTTGCTTTCACTCAGATGTGCGGGTTGTTGATCGGTCCCATTAATGGCTTCATCATGGACCGACACAAGCGCAAACCCCCGGTGGCAG GGATGAGTGAACAAGAAGCAGACCTGAATTCCGcagttctttctttcttcctgacGTCAGCGCTGTCGTTGGCGTTCTCAATTTGCGCTTCCGTCCCTGTGCTGCCGCTTCAGTACTTCACTTTCGTCACTATGGTGGTCACTTACAGCTTCGTCTACGGAGGAATGTCTGCGTTCGTCGCAATGGC tTTCCCACCGCGTCACTTTGGAAAGATGTATGGTCTCGTCTTTGGTCTCTCGGCGGTCTTGTCTTTACTGCAGTACGCCTGCTTTGCTGTGGTGGAAGAATTTCTGGCCGGAGATCCTTTATAT ATGAACATCGCGCTGACCGTCCTCGTCCTGTTCTCCTTCAGTCATCCCCTGAATGTTTTTCTGCACTGCCGAACGCTCGCATCCCAGAGGGCCAAAGCCAACATGGCCACTGACACAAACACTATCCCTGCTGCTTCAAGGGCCCCAGTAATACTGAGCACATGA
- the LOC144059580 gene encoding equilibrative nucleobase transporter 1-like isoform X3 — protein sequence MKSKGLNVRQGFTFITGLAECLFFAGFIFGWASLVFILKSQGFFGSFCANATNSDGSQVQDCRGQDEQFSLVFTIASFMNNFLMFVNGAIFDRFGTLVARLFGIALHTSGILMLAFATPVFSMLLYPALSFIAVGGMMLLLSNMQVANLFGAHRFTIITIYNGAFDSSSGVFVLVKLAYKFGIPLKASFLFLAAGSILHVLRTIFLFPRTSIPYPLPDHYKYGISYKRLGKSNKTVQSDYQMPVDEKKPPDEEDEKPEKTFRECVLSKFFFLVVLWLSVIQLRHYLFIGTLNPMLERLAGGDESLVSQYINAFAFTQMCGLLIGPINGFIMDRHKRKPPVAGMSEQEADLNSAVLSFFLTSALSLAFSICASVPVLPLQYFTFVTMVVTYSFVYGGMSAFVAMA from the exons ATGAAGTCAAAGGGACTGAATGTGCGACAAGGCTTCACCTTCATCACAGGCTTGGCAGAGTGTCTGTTCTTTGCAGGATTTATATTCGGGTGGGCCTCACTTGTGTTCATCTTGAAGTCGCAAGGCTTTTTCGGCTCCTTTTGCGCCAACGCCACAAACAGTGATGGCTCACAGGTCCAAG ATTGCAGGGGGCAGGATGAACAGTTCTCTCTGGTCTTCACCATTGCATCCTTCATGAATAATTTCCTGATGTTTGTAAATGGCGCCATCTTTGACCGCTTTGGCACGTTGGTGGCTCGGCTCTTTGGAAT AGCTCTTCACACTTCCGGTATCCTGATGTTGGCCTTTGCAACCCCAG TTTTTTCGATGCTGCTTTACCCAGCGCTGTCGTTCATAGCTGTTGGTGGCATGATGCTGCTTCTCAGCAACATGCAG GTGGCAAATCTATTTGGTGCTCATCGTTTCACCATCATCACCATCTACAATGGGGCCTTCGACTCTTCCTCGGGCGTCTTTGTCCTCGTTAAA TTGGCATACAAGTTCGGCATCCCTCTCAAGGCCAGTTTCCTGTTCTTGGCCGCTGGCAGCATCCTTCACGTGCTCAGGACCATCTTCCTGTTTCCCAGAACATCAATCCCGTACCCGCTGCCGGACCACTACAAGTATGG GATATCCTACAAAAGATTAGGAAAGTCCAACAAAACCGTACAGAGTGACTATCAGATGCCGGTCGATGAGAAGAAGCCACCtgatgaggaagatgagaaACCTG AGAAAACCTTCCGTGAATGCGTTCTGTCCAAATTCTTCTTCTTGGTCGTCCTCTGGTTGTCTGTGATCCAGCTGAGACATTATTTGTTCATTGGCACCCTCAACCCAATGCTGGAGCGCCTGGCTGGTGGAGATGAATCACTTG TGAGCCAGTACATCAACGCCTTTGCTTTCACTCAGATGTGCGGGTTGTTGATCGGTCCCATTAATGGCTTCATCATGGACCGACACAAGCGCAAACCCCCGGTGGCAG GGATGAGTGAACAAGAAGCAGACCTGAATTCCGcagttctttctttcttcctgacGTCAGCGCTGTCGTTGGCGTTCTCAATTTGCGCTTCCGTCCCTGTGCTGCCGCTTCAGTACTTCACTTTCGTCACTATGGTGGTCACTTACAGCTTCGTCTACGGAGGAATGTCTGCGTTCGTCGCAATGGC ATGA